Genomic segment of Paenibacillus sp. FSL R5-0912:
CAGTCAACGGCTATTGCCGTGCCTGCAAAATTTCATCCACCCGCTCCTTCGCCCCCTGCCAGGAGGTCATCAGCGGAAAGGCATATTCCTCCCGGGCCCGCAGGTTCCAGGGATGCGGGATACAGAGCACCTTCCTCCCTGCCTGTACAGCGGGCAGCAAATTATGCGGACCGTCATCAATCAGCAGATCGAAGCCGATCAGATGCTTGCGCTTGCAGGTGAAGAAGTTCTCGGCCGGGATATACGGCATGTGCTTTTGCATCCAGTTCCATTTCTCAAGCACTGTTTTGGGAACAGCGGCTGTAACAATAATGACATCATAAGCGTTGTGAAGCTTCTCCATCTCTTCGACCACATATTCATCGAACAGCTCCAGCTCTTCGTACAGGCCGGGTCTGCCGAAGAAAAGGTCCATCGTGCTGTCCGGATGGCGAAGGTGGTCTGTATTCCAGTCCATCATATCCTCGTAGCGGAGCGGATGCGTAGGAAACTCAATGTTGTTGTGGTATATCGCACGTTTGACGAGATGACAGATGGTATCATCCATATCGACGGCGATGATCGGTTTATTCATTGATTCTCCTCCAGGTTGCATAGTGATTACATTATAGGCATCCGGAGGGAACGTGTCCAGACTTGCCGGAAGCAGGACTAATCCTTAAAGTCTCCCCTGCGGGAGAATTCAAGGATTACGCACGAAAGCACGCGTCCCTATGAGGGTGCCGCGTGCTTGTGTGTTAACTGTTTAATTAAGTATTTGAACCCGCTCTTGTTTATGTCCTGTTAACTCCGGGATCGTCCCCGGAACAGGTTAATCACAAACAGTACCGCAGCGACAAATAGCAGAAGGTGAATCAGATTGCCCATAACATCAAAGATAAAGCCGAACAGCCATACTACGACAACAAGTCCGATTAATCCCCACAGCATAAGCTTACCGCCTTTCTCCTCGAGGGGTGTTTCTCTCTTTTTACCCTTCTGGAAGGAGGTTCAAACGGCTGTTCAGCAGACTGGAGGCCGTGATCCTGTGCCCAACCGGCAGCTGCCGTTCCGGCTGGTACAATGCCCATGGCTTCGGAGCTTACTAGAATAGCGGGCCGGCTGCACAAGCGGCAGGGCGATCCGGCTAAAGATCGTCCAGTGGCCGGCAGCATCAATACGGGCGGATTCAATAATCTCATCATGAATGCCGAGGAAAAACTGTCTCAGCAAAAAGGTTCCCAGCACACCTGAAGCGGCAAGCAGCACATGCCCGATATGACTGTCAAACAGTCCAAGCCAGCGGTACATAATAAATTGCGGAACGAGAATGGCTTGGGTTGGAATCATAAAGGTGGCTAAGACAACCAGGAACAGCATATCCCGTCCCTTAAAAATAACCTTCGAGAATCCATAGGCTGCCATGGCGGAAATAATCAATGACAGCGCTGTCGACATCAACGTTACCTTCGTACTATTCCAGTAATAAAGTGAGAACGGTACGGCTCCAGCCCATACCTGCCTGTAATTCTCCACCATATTCCATTTCGTTGGAAGCCATTGTTGGGATGGTACAGTACTCTCCATAATAGGGCTATAGCAACAAAGCTCGAAATGAAGGGCATGAAATAAATCACTTTGAAAAAGGTTTTGAAATACGTTGCTTTGTTAATTAATGCTGCCAGCACCAACGCCAGAAACATCGCTACTGGGACCACG
This window contains:
- a CDS encoding 5' nucleotidase, NT5C type; the protein is MNKPIIAVDMDDTICHLVKRAIYHNNIEFPTHPLRYEDMMDWNTDHLRHPDSTMDLFFGRPGLYEELELFDEYVVEEMEKLHNAYDVIIVTAAVPKTVLEKWNWMQKHMPYIPAENFFTCKRKHLIGFDLLIDDGPHNLLPAVQAGRKVLCIPHPWNLRAREEYAFPLMTSWQGAKERVDEILQARQ
- a CDS encoding lmo0937 family membrane protein, with translation MLWGLIGLVVVVWLFGFIFDVMGNLIHLLLFVAAVLFVINLFRGRSRS
- a CDS encoding carbohydrate ABC transporter permease → MSGLEGFHFVGLDNYTRLVQDESFHRSLINNLIMIAVVPVAMFLALVLAALINKATYFKTFFKVIYFMPFISSFVAIALLWRVLYHPNNGFQRNGIWWRITGRYGLEPYRSHFITGIVRR